Proteins found in one Alicyclobacillus cycloheptanicus genomic segment:
- a CDS encoding ATP-binding cassette domain-containing protein has product MPVTLEQVTVRATNAASTANTANTANGASAVILDALNCTFHDGEVTLVLGATGAGKSTLLRAAAGVWGLQAGTVRYDGISLWDDRRRPRMTQSVQRRIGYVFQQPEYQLFARTVEEELRYSFRPYHLDERTVQQRIHQALEEVHLPVDILPVSPLLLSGGQKRRVALASTIATDPDWLFLDEPTAGLDTEAIHALTAWLRRRLARTPKRDTVDGGAGGIVIATHDLEWLLPIADRVLILQRGQIAFDGQPEQLYAAPHRLLETGVGLPQDLELALRFRDAGLPISLAWRAPEAMAQAICDHVLQTGLAAQGSPALREPADSAERQPPGHAARPPEPRTQADRVDHASSAGAGGGRRWWFDRDPRAKWVFILLASVCVLWQRSWTAMAIAALLTLVVAASSGVRLRQFTRVLKPLFFLAAASTLVSGVRFHATSAGLWHVGPVGFAWHAASVTLAQVVKVMLVVILGTLLSGTTSTLALKRGMEQGLRGLQRIRVPVGAFALGASLLLRFIPVIGREANRFSEIVRVRGKYPVRSGALRMRDMMAMLLPLLLGVIRLGEELAIAMEARGYQPTRRIPRLQQTFDTRDAWMMTAGIAMLGVCAALRWLLPG; this is encoded by the coding sequence ATGCCGGTAACCCTCGAACAGGTCACCGTGCGGGCCACAAACGCAGCGAGCACTGCAAACACGGCGAACACAGCGAACGGCGCCTCTGCCGTGATCCTCGATGCGTTGAATTGTACATTCCACGACGGCGAGGTGACGCTTGTCCTGGGTGCGACGGGCGCCGGGAAGTCAACGTTGCTGCGCGCGGCAGCGGGGGTCTGGGGCCTGCAGGCCGGCACCGTTCGGTACGACGGAATCTCCCTCTGGGACGACCGGCGCCGGCCACGCATGACCCAAAGCGTGCAGCGCCGCATCGGCTATGTCTTTCAGCAGCCGGAATATCAACTGTTTGCGCGGACAGTCGAAGAGGAACTGCGCTACTCGTTCCGGCCGTACCATCTGGACGAACGCACCGTTCAACAGCGCATTCACCAGGCCCTGGAAGAGGTCCACTTGCCGGTCGACATCCTCCCAGTGTCCCCCCTGCTGCTCAGCGGCGGCCAAAAACGGCGGGTGGCGCTTGCGAGCACCATCGCGACCGATCCGGACTGGCTGTTTCTCGACGAACCCACGGCGGGACTGGACACAGAGGCGATTCACGCCTTGACCGCGTGGCTCCGGAGGCGCTTGGCGCGTACCCCGAAGCGCGATACGGTGGACGGAGGCGCGGGTGGCATCGTGATCGCGACGCATGACCTGGAATGGCTGCTGCCCATCGCCGACCGCGTGCTGATTTTGCAGAGGGGGCAAATCGCCTTCGACGGCCAGCCGGAGCAATTGTACGCGGCGCCGCACCGTCTGTTGGAAACCGGCGTCGGATTGCCGCAGGACCTGGAATTGGCGTTGCGCTTTCGGGACGCGGGGCTGCCCATCAGCCTGGCATGGCGCGCCCCCGAGGCCATGGCGCAGGCGATTTGTGACCATGTGCTTCAGACAGGGCTGGCCGCGCAGGGCTCTCCCGCGCTGCGGGAGCCCGCAGACTCGGCGGAGCGACAGCCGCCGGGGCATGCCGCCCGCCCGCCTGAGCCGCGCACCCAAGCAGACCGGGTGGACCACGCCAGCAGCGCGGGTGCGGGCGGTGGGCGGCGGTGGTGGTTCGATCGCGATCCGCGCGCCAAGTGGGTCTTCATCCTCCTCGCGTCGGTTTGCGTGTTATGGCAGAGGAGTTGGACCGCGATGGCCATCGCTGCCCTCCTCACCCTCGTCGTCGCGGCCAGTTCAGGCGTGCGTTTGCGTCAGTTTACGCGGGTGCTCAAGCCCCTGTTCTTCCTGGCAGCGGCGTCCACGCTGGTGTCTGGTGTGCGGTTTCATGCAACAAGCGCAGGCCTCTGGCATGTCGGCCCGGTGGGCTTTGCGTGGCATGCCGCCTCCGTCACACTGGCGCAGGTCGTGAAAGTCATGCTGGTGGTCATCCTCGGCACGCTGTTGTCCGGCACCACCAGCACACTGGCGCTGAAGCGCGGGATGGAACAGGGCCTGCGCGGTCTGCAGCGCATTCGCGTGCCCGTCGGCGCGTTCGCACTGGGCGCCTCACTTCTGCTCCGATTTATCCCGGTGATTGGCAGAGAAGCGAACCGATTCTCGGAAATCGTGCGCGTGCGGGGGAAGTACCCCGTGCGGTCCGGCGCGCTTCGCATGCGAGACATGATGGCCATGCTGCTGCCGCTCCTGCTCGGCGTCATTCGGCTCGGAGAAGAATTGGCGATCGCGATGGAAGCCCGCGGCTACCAGCCCACCCGTCGGATTCCGCGCCTCCAGCAAACCTTTGACACGCGCGATGCGTGGATGATGACGGCCGGGATCGCGATGCTCGGGGTGTGCGCCGCACTGCGGTGGCTGCTGCCGGGGTAG
- a CDS encoding ATP-binding cassette domain-containing protein, translating to MQATTQPYTRDRVVELDGVTVAFHVQDGIRTVLRDIQLTVDAGEWLAVVGKNGSGKTTLARVLARVSPVSKGRVSIDRPVQMVFQNPDAQIVGETVFEDLCFGMENFDVPQTEMPRRAAQAAALAGLHVPLDTPVEQLSGGQKQRLCIASAIAVASDILVWDEPTSMIDPSGRRQILDTARDLRQQGFTIVWVTQRMEELAYADRVVALSEGRIAFVGSPGEFFYGPAADPTAPTGPANAHTASEENAAGPSPCEALGFDAPYVVQVARRLAEAGVVDFRQPILLPEDLVRAVMDREVVDGCR from the coding sequence ATGCAGGCCACGACACAGCCTTACACGCGCGATCGCGTCGTCGAACTCGACGGTGTGACGGTCGCTTTTCATGTACAAGACGGCATCCGAACGGTTCTACGGGACATCCAGCTCACGGTTGATGCGGGCGAGTGGCTGGCTGTCGTCGGCAAGAACGGCAGCGGTAAGACGACGCTGGCACGCGTCTTGGCGCGCGTGAGTCCGGTGTCGAAAGGGCGCGTGAGCATTGACAGGCCGGTGCAGATGGTGTTCCAAAACCCGGACGCGCAAATCGTTGGGGAAACGGTCTTTGAGGACCTGTGTTTTGGCATGGAGAATTTCGACGTACCGCAGACAGAAATGCCGCGCCGCGCGGCGCAAGCGGCTGCATTGGCCGGTCTTCATGTGCCCCTCGACACTCCCGTGGAACAACTGTCCGGCGGGCAGAAGCAGCGGCTGTGTATCGCCAGCGCGATCGCGGTGGCCAGCGACATCCTCGTGTGGGACGAGCCGACCTCGATGATCGACCCCTCTGGACGCCGACAAATCCTCGACACGGCCCGCGATTTGCGCCAGCAAGGATTCACCATCGTGTGGGTCACGCAGCGGATGGAAGAGCTGGCGTACGCCGATCGCGTGGTTGCCCTGTCGGAAGGCCGCATCGCGTTTGTAGGGTCACCGGGCGAGTTTTTTTACGGGCCAGCCGCTGACCCGACCGCACCCACCGGGCCGGCGAACGCACACACGGCAAGCGAGGAGAACGCCGCCGGACCCTCACCCTGTGAAGCCCTTGGCTTCGACGCGCCCTACGTGGTGCAGGTCGCACGACGATTGGCCGAAGCCGGTGTCGTGGACTTTCGACAGCCGATCCTGCTGCCGGAGGACCTGGTCCGGGCGGTCATGGACAGGGAGGTTGTCGACGGATGCCGGTAA
- a CDS encoding Rieske 2Fe-2S domain-containing protein, with product MKITFLGQAGLFIETKHGSILCDPWFNTAYFASWFPFPSNEFVDIKKISNPTYLYISHLHHDHFDPKFLRDHVSKNAIVLLPDFPLNHLEQELRAIGFEHFVHTKNCTPVEMDGLRFMIYALTAPTDGPIGDSGLMVDDGETRIFNQNDSRPVDMDLLNSFGPFDALFLQFSGAIWYPMVYKFPKQALDALSRKKRENELARALRYINEIDAKYVVPSAGPPCFLDDDLYYLNDLNRDETNIFPDQTVFLEYMEERGVHSGRLMIPDSVMTLEHGQCHVEHPLPDDEVAAIFKEKDAYLKAYQARQRATIEAARASWPRGQVNVLESLKSWFEPLMQQADLTAAGINGNIILDLDDEKICLDFQRRKVEAWDGKEWDYIFEIDRALVEKCVVEHYEDWVNELFLSCRFRAERKGGFNEHVYNFFKCLSQERLQYLEGYLAEKAPVKDLFECEGYLVQRRCPHLKADLARFGHVEDGILTCRMHGWQFDLETGRCLTSDDRQLYTKKLDAGKEVPAARR from the coding sequence TTGAAAATCACGTTCTTAGGACAAGCTGGTCTGTTTATTGAAACCAAGCACGGCAGTATTCTTTGTGACCCCTGGTTCAATACGGCGTACTTCGCGTCGTGGTTTCCGTTTCCAAGCAATGAGTTCGTCGACATCAAGAAGATTTCCAACCCGACGTACCTGTACATCTCGCACTTGCATCACGACCACTTTGATCCAAAATTCCTGCGCGATCACGTTTCCAAAAACGCCATCGTGCTTCTTCCCGATTTCCCGCTCAACCATCTGGAGCAGGAGCTGCGTGCCATCGGGTTTGAACACTTCGTGCATACCAAGAATTGCACGCCTGTGGAAATGGACGGCCTGCGCTTCATGATTTACGCGCTGACCGCACCGACAGACGGTCCGATCGGCGATTCCGGTCTGATGGTCGACGACGGTGAGACGCGCATTTTTAACCAGAACGACTCGCGCCCCGTCGACATGGACCTACTCAACAGCTTCGGCCCGTTTGACGCGCTGTTCCTGCAATTCTCGGGCGCCATTTGGTACCCGATGGTGTACAAGTTTCCCAAACAGGCACTCGACGCGCTCAGCCGGAAGAAGCGTGAGAACGAGTTGGCGCGGGCGCTCCGGTACATCAACGAGATCGACGCAAAGTATGTCGTCCCGTCCGCCGGCCCACCGTGCTTCCTGGACGACGACCTGTACTACTTGAACGACTTGAACCGGGATGAAACGAACATCTTCCCGGATCAGACGGTGTTTTTGGAATACATGGAGGAACGGGGGGTGCACTCCGGGCGGCTGATGATTCCGGACAGCGTGATGACGCTGGAACATGGCCAGTGCCATGTGGAGCACCCGCTGCCGGACGACGAGGTCGCCGCGATTTTCAAGGAGAAGGACGCCTACCTGAAGGCGTATCAGGCGCGTCAACGTGCCACCATTGAAGCTGCGCGCGCGTCGTGGCCGCGTGGGCAGGTGAATGTGCTGGAAAGCCTCAAGTCTTGGTTTGAACCGCTGATGCAGCAAGCCGACTTGACGGCAGCCGGGATCAACGGGAACATCATCCTCGACCTCGACGACGAGAAAATCTGCCTCGACTTCCAGCGCCGCAAAGTGGAAGCCTGGGACGGCAAAGAGTGGGATTATATTTTCGAGATTGACCGCGCCCTGGTCGAGAAATGCGTGGTCGAACACTACGAAGACTGGGTCAACGAACTGTTTTTGTCCTGCCGCTTCCGTGCGGAGCGAAAAGGCGGATTCAACGAGCACGTCTACAACTTCTTCAAGTGCCTCTCCCAGGAACGACTGCAGTATCTCGAGGGGTACTTGGCAGAGAAAGCACCGGTCAAGGACTTGTTCGAATGCGAAGGCTACCTCGTACAGCGACGTTGCCCACACCTGAAAGCCGATCTGGCGCGGTTTGGACACGTGGAGGACGGGATCCTCACCTGTCGCATGCACGGCTGGCAGTTTGACCTGGAAACCGGCCGCTGCCTGACCTCCGACGACCGCCAGTTGTACACGAAGAAGCTGGATGCTGGCAAGGAAGTACCGGCGGCCCGGCGGTAG
- a CDS encoding YkuS family protein, whose translation MKVVAVEPALNNVKEYLESQGCECVEMRGDAIAQDACCCVVTGADNNLMGMEDVVQDVPVISAEGMSPEQVYDRVKSYLQ comes from the coding sequence ATGAAGGTCGTTGCAGTAGAACCTGCATTGAACAACGTGAAAGAATACCTGGAGAGCCAGGGTTGCGAATGTGTGGAAATGCGTGGCGACGCGATCGCGCAGGACGCCTGCTGCTGTGTCGTCACCGGCGCGGACAACAACTTGATGGGCATGGAGGATGTGGTCCAGGACGTGCCTGTCATCTCGGCCGAAGGCATGTCCCCAGAGCAAGTCTACGACCGTGTCAAATCGTATTTGCAGTAG
- a CDS encoding MFS transporter, with translation MRTGRMISYSAGNVGASMLIQAFSAFAYFYYVDQLKVPDEWISTALVIHGIFNAVLNPLSGQLSDRTRSRLGRRLPWMLGGMVPLAIVYVLIWTPLVPRGHLQALLVYFFIVVLLYDIFYVFVVLNWTSLFPELFHKLRERSVVSAWRQMFGIIGMIVGVALPPVIYKTYGWTALGLIFGIVGLISFLAAVWGAWNPRDTHFVEAGLPLGKALSATFRNPAFVFYVIGSFFFQLAFQIIPGAVPFFGEYVLHASGAAQTYMLGAMFIVAIPMVYVWSAVTNRIGPRNAVMTSGILFAASLIGFWFVSSSALAIMWAGVLGLSLAGLMILLDVLLSDVIDEDHVKTGTPREGMYFGVQGFIVRWGVSLNAVLTTTVLNRSHYVAGAAHQAPTVATGIHFLMSFAPMISVLIAVAAFVFYPLRGQRLAAVKARLAEMEAEA, from the coding sequence ATGCGCACGGGACGGATGATTTCCTACAGCGCCGGCAATGTTGGCGCCAGCATGTTGATTCAGGCCTTTTCTGCATTCGCCTACTTCTACTATGTCGACCAACTGAAGGTGCCGGACGAATGGATTTCCACCGCACTCGTCATCCACGGCATCTTCAACGCGGTCTTAAACCCGCTGTCCGGTCAATTGTCAGACCGGACGCGATCACGCCTTGGCCGCAGACTCCCCTGGATGCTGGGCGGCATGGTGCCGCTTGCCATCGTGTACGTGCTGATTTGGACCCCCTTGGTCCCCCGCGGACACCTCCAGGCCTTACTCGTGTACTTTTTTATTGTGGTGCTCCTCTATGACATCTTTTACGTGTTCGTCGTCCTGAACTGGACCTCCCTGTTTCCAGAGTTGTTCCACAAGCTGCGCGAGCGCTCCGTCGTTTCCGCGTGGCGGCAAATGTTCGGCATCATCGGCATGATTGTCGGTGTCGCGCTGCCTCCAGTCATTTACAAGACGTACGGCTGGACCGCACTCGGGCTCATTTTTGGCATCGTCGGCCTCATCAGCTTCCTGGCAGCGGTTTGGGGCGCATGGAATCCGCGCGACACGCACTTCGTCGAAGCCGGACTCCCCTTAGGCAAAGCCTTGTCGGCGACGTTCCGAAACCCGGCCTTTGTGTTCTATGTCATCGGATCATTCTTCTTCCAACTCGCCTTTCAAATCATCCCGGGCGCCGTCCCGTTTTTCGGTGAGTACGTGCTGCACGCGTCCGGGGCGGCGCAGACCTACATGCTCGGGGCCATGTTTATCGTCGCGATCCCGATGGTTTACGTTTGGAGCGCCGTCACCAACCGCATCGGTCCACGGAACGCGGTGATGACATCCGGCATCCTGTTTGCCGCGTCCCTCATCGGATTCTGGTTCGTTTCGTCGAGCGCCCTGGCCATCATGTGGGCCGGAGTCCTCGGGCTGAGCCTCGCAGGGTTGATGATTTTACTCGACGTCCTGTTGTCCGACGTGATTGACGAAGATCACGTCAAAACAGGCACCCCGCGCGAAGGCATGTACTTCGGCGTTCAGGGGTTCATCGTTCGCTGGGGCGTGTCCTTGAACGCTGTGCTCACAACCACCGTGCTCAATCGGTCGCACTACGTTGCGGGTGCCGCCCACCAAGCACCAACAGTCGCCACAGGCATCCACTTTTTGATGAGTTTCGCGCCGATGATTTCCGTCCTCATCGCGGTTGCCGCCTTCGTGTTCTACCCGCTGCGCGGCCAGCGGCTTGCCGCAGTGAAGGCAAGGCTGGCGGAGATGGAGGCCGAGGCATAA
- a CDS encoding mismatch-specific DNA-glycosylase translates to MIQEKLRAGLRVIFVGFNPSITSHERGLNYAGRNNRFYRILYESGLTARLYTPEESPHLLEDYGYGFTNLVARPTKRADELTAEEYREGARILREKLKQYRPRVACYVGKGVYERYSARRKVQWGFQAEPVLEGVMDFVGPSSSGLVRMTLAEQVSIYAELTKFMQYLKEP, encoded by the coding sequence TTGATTCAAGAGAAGCTGCGCGCGGGCCTGCGAGTCATCTTTGTCGGATTCAACCCGTCCATCACATCCCATGAGCGAGGATTGAACTACGCGGGTCGCAACAACCGGTTTTACCGCATTCTGTACGAAAGCGGTCTCACAGCGCGTCTGTACACGCCGGAAGAAAGCCCGCACCTGCTGGAGGACTACGGCTACGGCTTCACCAACCTGGTCGCCCGCCCCACGAAGCGGGCGGACGAGCTGACCGCCGAGGAATATCGGGAAGGCGCCCGCATCCTGCGAGAGAAGCTCAAACAGTATCGCCCTCGCGTCGCCTGCTATGTCGGCAAAGGGGTGTACGAGCGATACAGTGCACGGCGCAAGGTGCAATGGGGGTTTCAAGCGGAGCCCGTGCTGGAAGGCGTGATGGACTTTGTCGGCCCCTCGTCGAGCGGCCTCGTTCGGATGACGCTCGCTGAACAGGTCTCCATTTACGCTGAACTGACGAAATTCATGCAATACCTAAAGGAGCCGTGA
- the glnA gene encoding type I glutamate--ammonia ligase, with product MTPRDVLDLMAKNNVEMVDFRIVDVPGRQHHVTIPAVEVTEDMLENGVAFDGSSIQGFRSIENSDMVMKPILDTAFVDPFYAVPTLGLMCQVYEPNGTRYDRDPRYIAEKAESYLQKLGIATHANFGPELEFFLFDDVRFDASSQGAFYSIDSEEAMWNTGRAEGPNLAYKVKNKAGYFPVPPTDRQQDIRTEIVLELMKAGLRVERHHHEVATAGQAEINFRFSTLTKTADNTMLYKYIVRQVAYKHGKVATFMPKPIYGDNGSGMHVHQSLFNGDDPLFYQEGGYGNISDLAKHYIAGILTHAPAVLAFSNPSTNSYKRLVPGYEAPVNLVFSKGNRSAAIRLPIASVSPKAVRIEFRTPDATSNPYLAFSAMLMAGLDGIRRKLDPTELGFGPIDKNIYELSKEEKQQIQSVPSSFEESLAALENDHEFLLEGGVFSKDFIYNWINLKRATEIEPLNLRPHPYEFQLYLDL from the coding sequence TTGACGCCTCGCGACGTATTGGATTTGATGGCGAAAAACAATGTAGAGATGGTCGACTTTCGAATTGTAGACGTACCCGGACGACAACACCATGTAACGATTCCTGCCGTAGAAGTCACGGAAGACATGCTCGAGAACGGTGTCGCATTTGACGGGTCGAGCATTCAGGGCTTCCGGTCCATCGAAAACAGCGACATGGTGATGAAACCGATTCTCGATACAGCCTTCGTTGACCCCTTCTACGCCGTGCCGACCCTCGGCCTGATGTGCCAGGTGTATGAGCCGAACGGTACGCGGTACGACCGGGATCCACGGTATATCGCGGAAAAGGCAGAATCCTACCTGCAAAAGCTGGGCATCGCGACGCACGCGAACTTTGGACCGGAGCTGGAATTCTTCCTGTTCGACGATGTGCGGTTTGACGCCAGCTCGCAAGGCGCCTTCTACAGCATCGACTCCGAAGAAGCGATGTGGAACACCGGCCGTGCAGAAGGTCCCAACCTGGCGTACAAGGTGAAGAACAAGGCGGGGTACTTCCCGGTGCCGCCCACCGACCGACAGCAGGACATCCGCACGGAAATCGTGCTTGAGTTGATGAAAGCCGGACTCCGCGTCGAGCGTCATCACCACGAAGTCGCGACGGCCGGGCAGGCAGAAATCAACTTCCGCTTCAGCACGCTGACCAAAACAGCCGACAACACCATGCTCTACAAATACATTGTCCGCCAGGTTGCTTACAAGCACGGCAAAGTTGCGACGTTCATGCCGAAGCCGATTTACGGCGACAACGGGTCGGGCATGCACGTACACCAGAGCTTGTTCAACGGAGACGACCCGCTGTTCTACCAGGAAGGCGGTTACGGCAACATCAGCGACTTGGCGAAACACTACATCGCAGGCATCCTGACACACGCCCCGGCCGTGCTGGCGTTCTCCAACCCGAGCACCAATTCCTACAAGCGCCTTGTGCCAGGATATGAAGCACCGGTCAACCTGGTGTTCTCAAAGGGCAACCGCAGTGCAGCCATCCGTCTGCCCATCGCGTCCGTGTCGCCGAAGGCCGTTCGCATCGAATTCCGCACACCGGACGCGACGTCAAACCCGTACTTGGCCTTCTCTGCGATGCTCATGGCTGGCTTGGACGGGATTCGCCGCAAGCTGGACCCGACCGAACTCGGCTTCGGCCCCATCGACAAGAACATCTACGAACTCAGCAAAGAAGAGAAGCAGCAGATTCAGAGCGTGCCGTCGTCCTTCGAAGAAAGCCTTGCCGCGCTCGAAAATGACCACGAATTCCTGCTCGAGGGCGGCGTTTTCAGCAAGGATTTCATCTACAACTGGATCAACCTGAAACGCGCGACGGAAATCGAGCCGCTCAACCTGCGCCCGCATCCGTACGAGTTCCAGTTGTATCTCGACCTGTAA
- a CDS encoding alpha/beta hydrolase family protein, translated as MQKAVELQHQGLTLRGMLHVPEDGQGPWPAVIIYHGFTADKLGPHQMFVKLSRVLANIGVAVVRFDFSGSGESDGLFQDITVTREVAEANAMLDFAAGLAEVDAARITLVGHSVGGLVASIVAASRPADVRRLVLIAPAGNLREFVFTMARQVGVGGPGGIDPQADVFDLEGNLVGRSFALDLLTLDAYERAKSYTGDVLLVHGTDDATVPLAVSESYQEKVYGGRAQTRFIEGANHTFSKHVWEQALIDTICDFVRPSDA; from the coding sequence ATGCAGAAGGCCGTTGAGTTACAGCACCAGGGGCTGACCCTGCGGGGGATGCTGCACGTACCGGAGGACGGACAAGGCCCGTGGCCAGCCGTCATCATTTACCACGGGTTCACGGCCGACAAGCTGGGACCGCATCAAATGTTCGTGAAGCTGTCGCGTGTCCTGGCGAACATCGGAGTGGCGGTGGTTCGCTTCGATTTTTCCGGCAGCGGCGAGAGTGACGGCCTGTTTCAGGACATCACGGTGACGCGGGAGGTCGCGGAGGCAAACGCGATGTTAGATTTTGCGGCGGGCCTCGCGGAGGTGGACGCCGCGCGCATCACGCTGGTCGGCCACAGCGTAGGCGGTCTCGTCGCGAGCATCGTTGCCGCCAGCCGGCCAGCGGACGTTCGGCGCCTGGTGCTGATTGCACCCGCAGGCAACTTGCGGGAGTTTGTCTTCACGATGGCGCGGCAGGTCGGCGTGGGTGGACCGGGCGGTATCGACCCGCAGGCGGACGTGTTTGATTTGGAAGGCAATCTGGTCGGGCGGTCGTTCGCGCTGGACCTGCTGACCCTGGATGCGTATGAACGGGCGAAATCGTACACGGGCGACGTGCTGCTGGTGCACGGCACCGATGACGCCACGGTGCCCCTCGCGGTGTCTGAAAGCTACCAGGAGAAGGTGTACGGCGGGCGGGCACAGACGCGGTTCATTGAGGGCGCGAACCACACCTTTTCCAAGCACGTATGGGAGCAGGCGTTGATTGACACGATTTGCGACTTCGTCCGGCCTTCGGACGCGTGA
- a CDS encoding NUDIX hydrolase — translation MARARPSGSHGMLVRVYGGMPAWLRSLAIRLLKPTYPIAVVVVVFNARQEFLRLRHTYRDPAWRLPGGLVERGEDVAVAAAREVYEEASCVVRVLRIVDAVATGPSFDVAIVAELMEERPFVPNAETDAREWIGMARAGELPDVQERFVRAAWAVLYA, via the coding sequence GTGGCCAGAGCGCGTCCGTCGGGTTCGCATGGGATGCTGGTGCGTGTGTATGGGGGCATGCCGGCATGGCTGCGCAGTTTGGCGATCCGGCTGCTGAAGCCGACCTACCCGATTGCGGTGGTCGTCGTAGTCTTCAATGCGCGCCAGGAGTTTCTGCGGCTGCGTCATACCTATCGTGATCCGGCGTGGCGTTTACCCGGCGGGCTGGTCGAGCGCGGGGAAGATGTGGCCGTCGCCGCTGCGCGTGAAGTGTATGAGGAAGCATCCTGCGTCGTGCGCGTGCTGCGCATCGTGGATGCCGTGGCCACAGGGCCCTCGTTTGATGTCGCGATCGTCGCTGAGCTGATGGAGGAACGGCCGTTTGTGCCCAATGCAGAAACGGACGCGCGCGAGTGGATCGGCATGGCGCGCGCGGGAGAACTGCCAGACGTTCAAGAACGGTTCGTGCGCGCGGCGTGGGCCGTGCTGTATGCGTAA
- the proC gene encoding pyrroline-5-carboxylate reductase, with protein sequence MNPDYSIFVVGAGAMAEAFIRGITVRGAVDPKQIYVINRSGRARLEELQRLYGVVPTDALSDAAECDLVVMSVKPADMAAVLQQLRPFLHGQVVVSFAAGLTRAWLHEQVEGRAHVIRTMPNIPVAVMSGVTAVTCGPDLDAQEREHVLFLLRQLGEVVELSEDMMDAVTAFSGSGPGFVCYVLEAMENAAVQLGFTPETARLLLLQTVVGTARTLDEWGLSPAELRKRVTSKGGTTHAGIQAMQDANLDGIIAQALRAAAQRSAEMGREYRGEDSEAVAPDSAARSRFR encoded by the coding sequence ATGAATCCGGACTACAGCATATTTGTCGTGGGCGCTGGCGCAATGGCAGAGGCGTTTATTCGCGGGATCACGGTGCGCGGCGCGGTGGACCCGAAGCAAATTTATGTCATCAACCGTTCCGGACGGGCGCGGTTGGAGGAACTTCAGCGGCTGTATGGTGTGGTGCCGACAGACGCGCTGTCCGACGCAGCGGAGTGCGACCTGGTGGTGATGTCCGTCAAGCCTGCCGATATGGCGGCGGTGCTCCAGCAGCTGCGGCCGTTCCTGCACGGCCAGGTGGTGGTCTCGTTTGCTGCGGGACTCACACGCGCCTGGCTCCATGAGCAAGTGGAGGGACGGGCGCACGTCATCCGCACGATGCCCAATATTCCGGTCGCTGTGATGTCCGGCGTCACTGCGGTGACGTGCGGTCCAGACTTGGATGCACAGGAGCGCGAGCATGTACTGTTCCTGCTGCGTCAGTTGGGTGAGGTTGTGGAACTGTCCGAGGACATGATGGATGCGGTGACCGCGTTTTCGGGCAGCGGGCCTGGGTTCGTCTGCTATGTTCTGGAAGCGATGGAGAACGCGGCGGTTCAGCTGGGTTTTACACCCGAGACCGCGCGTCTGCTGCTGCTGCAAACGGTTGTCGGAACGGCGCGCACTCTGGATGAATGGGGGCTGTCGCCGGCCGAACTGCGCAAGCGGGTGACGTCCAAAGGGGGCACCACCCATGCGGGCATCCAGGCGATGCAGGACGCAAACCTGGATGGCATCATCGCACAGGCGCTGCGCGCTGCCGCCCAGCGCTCCGCGGAAATGGGGCGCGAATATCGCGGCGAAGACAGCGAAGCGGTCGCTCCGGACAGCGCGGCACGGTCGCGTTTTCGCTGA
- a CDS encoding MogA/MoaB family molybdenum cofactor biosynthesis protein yields the protein MTDVHRRTAAVVTLSDAGSRGEREDTSGDLAADILTQAGFQVVARHILPDERGQITALLRKLCDESQVRLVVTTGGTGLGPRDVTPEATLDVIDRALPGMAEAMRMESLKKTPFAMTSRQVAGARGSTLLVNLPGSPKAVKECLDVILPVLPHTLDILAGHTRHESR from the coding sequence TTGACAGATGTACACCGGCGAACAGCCGCCGTGGTGACCTTGAGTGACGCGGGCAGCCGAGGAGAGCGGGAAGATACCAGCGGCGATTTGGCCGCCGACATTTTGACGCAGGCCGGATTTCAGGTGGTCGCGCGCCACATTCTCCCGGACGAGCGCGGCCAGATTACCGCATTGCTCCGCAAGCTATGCGATGAGTCTCAGGTTCGACTGGTGGTTACCACCGGCGGAACGGGACTGGGGCCGCGCGATGTCACGCCGGAGGCGACGTTGGACGTGATCGACCGGGCACTGCCGGGCATGGCGGAAGCGATGCGGATGGAGAGCCTGAAAAAGACGCCCTTCGCGATGACATCTCGGCAGGTCGCGGGCGCGCGCGGCTCGACACTCCTCGTCAATTTACCGGGGAGCCCGAAAGCCGTCAAGGAGTGCCTGGACGTCATTTTGCCCGTGCTGCCTCACACGCTGGACATCCTCGCAGGACACACCCGGCACGAAAGCCGATGA